From Candidatus Krumholzibacteriia bacterium, a single genomic window includes:
- a CDS encoding putative DNA binding domain-containing protein codes for MESHELEILLQEGEGAQLEFKESLSSSFARELVAFANSSGGRILLGVSDNGTVLGVADTNNLRGRIQDVARNCDPPVRIHVERVGEVTVVSVQESEIKPVQCRDGFFWRQGAVTQKLSREEIRTFFQQEQAIQFDLALCAGFTYPDDFDHDKFNRWLKLSNISSSVKTEDILVNIDVAERVGDGLQFRNAGVIFFAKDVRRFFKQAYITCLLGKGHDKVHVLDRKDFDGGVVDDIEDALHFVERNTRTAWRIEGLQRENIPEYPMNAVREAITNAVMHRDWFIEGGMSLWKSIQIGWRSLAPGHFPRG; via the coding sequence ATGGAATCTCACGAACTTGAAATACTCCTTCAGGAAGGCGAAGGCGCACAGCTTGAATTCAAGGAATCGCTTTCTTCCTCTTTTGCTCGTGAACTGGTGGCCTTTGCAAACAGCAGTGGAGGCAGGATACTACTCGGAGTATCAGACAATGGGACTGTTCTTGGTGTCGCAGACACGAATAACTTGCGTGGACGAATCCAGGATGTTGCGCGCAACTGTGACCCCCCGGTTCGTATTCACGTCGAGCGAGTGGGCGAAGTCACTGTCGTCTCTGTACAAGAGAGCGAGATAAAACCAGTTCAGTGTCGCGATGGGTTCTTTTGGCGACAGGGAGCTGTGACACAGAAACTGTCTCGCGAGGAAATCCGCACATTTTTCCAACAAGAGCAGGCCATTCAATTCGACTTGGCCCTCTGTGCTGGGTTTACCTACCCAGATGACTTTGATCATGACAAGTTCAATAGATGGCTAAAACTGAGCAATATCAGTAGCTCGGTGAAGACGGAGGACATTCTGGTTAATATCGATGTTGCCGAGCGTGTTGGAGATGGGCTTCAGTTTCGCAACGCTGGAGTTATTTTCTTCGCGAAGGATGTTCGTCGCTTCTTCAAGCAAGCATACATCACTTGTTTGCTTGGGAAGGGCCACGACAAGGTGCATGTTCTTGACCGGAAGGACTTTGATGGAGGAGTTGTGGATGACATTGAAGATGCTTTGCATTTTGTCGAACGCAACACCCGAACAGCTTGGCGAATTGAAGGGCTTCAGCGCGAGAACATTCCCGAATACCCCATGAATGCAGTAAGAGAGGCCATCACCAACGCTGTAATGCACCGTGACTGGTTCATAGAGGGGGGAATGTCTTTGTGGAAATCTATTCAAATAGGCTGGAGGTCTCTAGCCCCGGGACACTTCCCAAGGGGATGA
- a CDS encoding ATP-binding protein: protein MEIYSNRLEVSSPGTLPKGMTVIDLGQKSVRRNALIADLLHRIGFIEKAGTGIRRMREEAHEHGCLEPSFEETGFFSTTFSPNPEVRLEVGAQSGAQSEQVLEILGIGTCSAGELAVKTGAASKSGAMKRTLTKLITQGYIEYTIPDKPTSRLQRYRITETGRKVLMELKEAQR, encoded by the coding sequence GTGGAAATCTATTCAAATAGGCTGGAGGTCTCTAGCCCCGGGACACTTCCCAAGGGGATGACGGTTATTGATTTGGGGCAAAAGAGTGTCCGTCGAAATGCACTCATTGCGGATTTGCTTCATCGCATCGGGTTTATCGAAAAGGCGGGTACCGGTATACGGCGCATGCGAGAGGAGGCTCACGAACATGGCTGTCTGGAACCGAGCTTTGAAGAGACAGGGTTTTTTTCGACGACATTCAGCCCCAATCCCGAGGTACGTCTTGAGGTGGGGGCCCAGTCGGGGGCCCAGTCGGAGCAAGTCCTTGAAATACTGGGAATTGGAACATGCTCAGCGGGGGAATTGGCCGTAAAAACTGGAGCAGCAAGCAAATCTGGGGCAATGAAGCGGACCTTAACCAAGTTGATAACCCAAGGTTACATTGAATATACGATACCCGACAAGCCGACAAGCCGACTGCAGCGTTATCGGATTACGGAAACAGGGCGAAAGGTGTTAATGGAGTTGAAGGAAGCCCAACGATGA
- a CDS encoding DUF2075 domain-containing protein, giving the protein MNTGVMLEYQLPLSSKRLDFMVTGESDDSRPGAVIVELKQWEECEEADGEHVVTWVGGGHREVLHPSAQVGQYRMYLQDMHTAFYEGSSPLDLSSCCYLHNYPWSGEDVLFSPKYQACLRDNPIFTKDDYDKLTSFLREKVSTGDGMPILHRVESSKLRPSKKLMDHVSSMIDGQAEYVLLDEQLVAFDKVLSCVRSSVKDSRKHCVVIQGGPGTGKSVVAINLMGKMLGEGVNVHYATGSRAFTETLRKVIGSRGSGQFKYFNSYMNVDRNALDVLVCDESHRIRKHSWSRFTPKEDRDERSQIEELLNTAKVGVFFIDDVQVVRPGEIGSSDYIREMARKLGVAVHDYKLEAQFRCSGSEAFVNWIDNTLEIRKTANVLWEGDERFDFKILESPAGVEEAIRSKSAEGNTGRMVAGFCWPWSKKPLPDGTLIDDVEIDDFLRPWNARPEATRLATGIPKSHHWARESGGIDQVGCIYTAQGFEFDYVGVIFGKDLKYDPDAGVWIGDKTVSHDTVVKRSGDRFVDLVKNTYRVLLTRGLKGCYVTFLDKNTERFFRSRMSGDASPPTGTKENP; this is encoded by the coding sequence ATGAACACCGGAGTCATGCTCGAGTATCAACTTCCTCTTTCTTCAAAACGGCTGGATTTCATGGTTACCGGCGAGAGCGATGATTCCAGGCCTGGCGCGGTTATCGTAGAACTGAAACAATGGGAAGAGTGTGAAGAGGCCGATGGAGAACATGTGGTGACTTGGGTTGGAGGAGGACACCGCGAAGTCCTACATCCCTCAGCTCAAGTGGGACAGTATCGAATGTACCTTCAGGATATGCATACGGCATTTTACGAAGGCTCAAGCCCTCTCGACCTCTCCTCTTGTTGCTATCTCCACAACTACCCCTGGAGCGGAGAAGATGTTCTTTTCTCCCCCAAGTATCAGGCTTGCCTGAGAGACAATCCGATTTTCACCAAGGATGACTACGACAAACTAACCTCGTTCCTGAGGGAAAAGGTGTCGACGGGTGACGGAATGCCAATCCTCCATCGTGTCGAGTCCAGCAAGCTCCGTCCAAGCAAGAAGCTAATGGATCACGTCTCGAGCATGATCGATGGCCAGGCTGAGTACGTTCTCTTGGATGAACAGTTAGTTGCTTTTGACAAGGTTCTCTCCTGTGTGAGGAGTTCCGTAAAGGACAGCAGAAAGCACTGTGTGGTTATTCAAGGTGGCCCCGGCACAGGCAAGTCGGTTGTTGCGATCAACCTGATGGGCAAGATGCTTGGAGAAGGCGTGAATGTTCACTATGCAACTGGATCCAGAGCGTTTACAGAAACCCTGCGGAAGGTGATTGGGTCTCGAGGATCCGGGCAGTTCAAGTACTTCAACTCCTATATGAATGTCGATCGAAACGCGCTCGATGTCTTGGTCTGTGATGAGTCCCATAGAATTCGGAAGCACAGCTGGAGCCGTTTTACACCAAAAGAGGATAGAGATGAAAGAAGCCAGATTGAAGAGCTTCTGAATACGGCAAAGGTGGGTGTGTTTTTCATTGATGATGTCCAGGTTGTGCGCCCTGGCGAGATCGGATCTTCGGATTACATTCGCGAAATGGCAAGGAAGCTGGGCGTGGCTGTCCACGACTACAAACTTGAGGCCCAGTTTCGTTGTTCGGGCTCTGAAGCATTTGTGAACTGGATCGACAACACTCTGGAGATCAGAAAGACTGCGAATGTGCTTTGGGAGGGGGACGAGAGATTCGATTTTAAAATACTCGAGTCGCCGGCAGGGGTCGAAGAAGCCATTCGCTCAAAGTCTGCTGAAGGCAATACGGGAAGAATGGTAGCTGGTTTTTGCTGGCCCTGGTCCAAGAAGCCCCTTCCCGATGGCACACTCATCGACGATGTTGAAATCGACGACTTCCTGCGCCCATGGAACGCTCGTCCTGAGGCGACACGATTGGCGACCGGAATTCCCAAATCGCATCACTGGGCGCGAGAATCAGGAGGAATCGATCAGGTTGGCTGTATCTACACGGCTCAGGGTTTTGAGTTCGACTATGTCGGAGTCATTTTCGGGAAGGATCTGAAGTATGATCCTGATGCGGGCGTATGGATCGGGGACAAGACGGTTTCTCATGACACCGTAGTGAAAAGAAGCGGAGATCGTTTTGTTGATTTGGTGAAGAACACCTATCGAGTACTTCTCACTCGAGGGCTCAAAGGTTGTTATGTGACATTTCTGGACAAGAACACGGAGAGATTCTTCCGCAGCAGAATGAGCGGGGATGCCTCACCGCCCACTGGCACCAAGGAGAACCCATGA
- the rmuC gene encoding DNA recombination protein RmuC, with product MTLPIVLALLAAFVLGGLTVMLTSRAKSAKLERDFALAKQELDLLKQDEERLKSTMRSVGEDALKSNREAILQELEKQKIRAEGDLKQREEAVKNLVEPIEKQLKEVDKQIRDIEKERKENQGGLAKQLEEFSRDQDRLRQETKHLVNALSKSSVRGQWGELQLRRVVEMAGMIEYCDFVEQDSVSDIDESRRPDMIIRMPNGQQVVVDAKTPMEAWLQSHDTEDDAERHALLVKHAKSVKDHIRSLSRKNYQKLIDHTPEFVVMFLPSEAVFYAALDQNPALIEEGVDKKIIMATPTTLIALLRSVAYGWQQHTLSENAEEIRRLGKDLYERLDKLNLHFASLGKSLNSSVGHFNKAMGSFDRRVLVSARKFTELGVGSGEISASDLIEVTAVDRQIPENTEESS from the coding sequence ATGACCCTTCCCATCGTTCTCGCTCTTCTTGCCGCCTTCGTGCTCGGCGGCCTTACGGTGATGCTCACTTCCCGGGCAAAGTCCGCGAAGCTTGAGCGCGATTTCGCCCTCGCCAAACAGGAGCTGGACCTTCTCAAGCAGGACGAGGAGCGCCTGAAGTCCACGATGAGGTCGGTCGGCGAGGATGCTCTCAAGAGCAACCGCGAGGCGATTCTTCAGGAGCTCGAAAAGCAGAAGATCCGCGCAGAAGGCGACCTGAAGCAGCGCGAAGAGGCCGTGAAGAACCTTGTCGAGCCGATTGAGAAGCAACTAAAGGAAGTCGACAAGCAGATCCGCGACATCGAGAAGGAACGCAAGGAAAATCAGGGCGGACTTGCCAAGCAGCTCGAGGAGTTCAGCCGCGATCAGGATCGCCTGCGTCAGGAAACGAAACATCTGGTCAATGCGCTGAGCAAGTCCTCGGTTCGGGGACAATGGGGAGAACTGCAACTCCGCCGTGTCGTCGAGATGGCGGGAATGATCGAGTACTGTGATTTCGTGGAGCAGGACTCGGTCTCTGACATTGACGAGAGCCGTCGCCCGGACATGATCATCCGGATGCCCAACGGGCAGCAGGTCGTTGTCGATGCAAAGACTCCCATGGAAGCCTGGCTGCAGTCCCATGACACCGAAGACGATGCGGAACGCCATGCACTGCTCGTCAAGCACGCAAAGAGCGTGAAGGATCACATTCGATCGCTGTCGAGAAAGAACTACCAGAAACTGATCGACCATACTCCCGAGTTCGTCGTCATGTTTCTTCCCAGTGAAGCGGTCTTCTATGCCGCTCTCGACCAGAACCCGGCTCTCATTGAGGAGGGCGTCGATAAGAAGATCATCATGGCAACTCCCACGACGCTCATCGCCCTGCTTCGCAGTGTGGCCTATGGCTGGCAGCAGCACACCCTGTCAGAGAACGCCGAGGAAATCCGGAGACTTGGAAAAGACCTCTACGAGCGTCTTGACAAACTGAACCTTCACTTTGCTTCTTTGGGCAAGAGCCTCAACAGCAGTGTCGGTCACTTCAACAAGGCCATGGGCTCCTTCGACCGCCGCGTTCTGGTAAGTGCTCGCAAGTTCACGGAGCTGGGTGTGGGAAGCGGAGAAATCAGCGCAAGCGACCTCATCGAAGTGACGGCGGTCGACAGACAGATCCCGGAAAACACAGAGGAATCATCGTGA
- a CDS encoding GNAT family N-acetyltransferase codes for MLRPFEDRDYAARLEIGNRVFPDHPNSEESLRHGDYTREEKILHKRWVWEEEGRVLAFCQYDQEAWMYHPQKFWIYILVDPAFQNRGIGTACYDHLLRELEQFDPIKLSTYTKDDMPGSLRFLEKRGLKPTLTEQQSSLDLSTYDPDAYPDEIEKIEATGIRFLNLPEYEAECEEARKRLWELDNEISPDIPTSDPVTPLSFETFCKYLFESPHLTPEGWVIALDGDTPVGISNLWKRKGNAGINTGLTGVLRSHRKRGIATACKLRALRWAKAQGYPWVRTENEENNRGMLGINERLGFQPMPSWHHYEIVFREES; via the coding sequence ATGCTTCGGCCCTTTGAAGACCGTGACTACGCGGCGCGTCTTGAAATTGGAAACCGTGTGTTTCCCGATCATCCGAATAGTGAAGAGAGTCTCCGCCACGGTGACTACACTCGCGAGGAAAAGATTCTTCACAAGCGATGGGTTTGGGAGGAAGAGGGCCGCGTTCTTGCCTTTTGTCAATACGATCAGGAAGCCTGGATGTATCATCCGCAGAAGTTCTGGATCTACATTCTGGTCGATCCTGCATTCCAGAACCGCGGCATTGGAACGGCCTGCTACGACCACCTTCTTCGCGAGCTTGAGCAATTTGACCCGATCAAGCTCAGTACCTACACCAAGGATGACATGCCCGGGAGCCTCCGTTTTCTGGAAAAGCGGGGGCTGAAGCCTACGCTCACTGAGCAACAGAGCAGTCTGGATCTCTCTACTTACGATCCGGATGCCTACCCCGATGAAATCGAGAAAATCGAAGCTACCGGGATCCGTTTCCTGAACCTGCCCGAGTATGAAGCAGAGTGCGAGGAAGCGAGAAAAAGGCTCTGGGAACTAGACAACGAAATTTCTCCCGACATTCCGACCAGCGATCCCGTGACTCCTCTTAGTTTTGAGACCTTTTGCAAGTATCTCTTCGAATCTCCTCACCTCACGCCCGAAGGCTGGGTGATCGCTCTGGACGGAGACACACCTGTCGGCATCAGCAACCTCTGGAAGCGAAAGGGCAATGCCGGGATCAACACCGGCCTGACGGGAGTTCTTCGAAGCCACCGCAAGCGTGGCATCGCCACGGCCTGCAAACTCCGCGCTCTTCGCTGGGCCAAGGCACAGGGCTATCCCTGGGTGCGCACCGAAAACGAGGAAAACAATCGCGGGATGCTGGGTATCAACGAACGACTGGGCTTCCAGCCCATGCCCTCCTGGCATCACTATGAAATCGTTTTTCGGGAGGAATCGTGA
- a CDS encoding C45 family autoproteolytic acyltransferase/hydrolase has translation MSLPFLDLIGNTREQGRGHGEALREDIAHNLEVYFERFEKEAGIPRDELLRRAGHGLEALREQAPDYVEGMEGIADASKRKLSEIAMLNLRYELLYHAISRLKIEGRLRPPSQDGCTAFALLPEATENGHLLLGQNWDWIPACKGALIRSDEPGGPRFLGFTEAGIFGAKIGMNDEGLGLAINGMGSTEDDWARMEKPFHLRCHEILGTRKIDDAVSVLCATPRSCTANFLLAQSPARAMDIELAPTRHRTLEAEGGVLVHANHFVDPVAAGVVEPPDPRRHLSQTRHARLEELLHASKPVSAVKLRSHLRDHEVNHPNSLCRHPDTELPDSQRIISKISIIMDLDERRFWVTDGQPCMNEYERYEL, from the coding sequence GTGAGTCTTCCCTTTCTCGACCTGATCGGCAATACGCGGGAGCAGGGGCGCGGGCATGGCGAGGCTCTTCGCGAAGACATTGCCCACAACCTGGAAGTCTACTTTGAACGATTCGAGAAAGAGGCAGGCATCCCCCGCGATGAGTTACTTCGCCGGGCCGGTCACGGACTGGAGGCGCTTCGCGAGCAGGCTCCGGACTATGTGGAGGGCATGGAGGGCATTGCCGATGCTTCCAAACGAAAGCTCAGCGAAATTGCCATGCTCAACCTTCGCTATGAGTTGCTTTATCATGCCATCAGCCGCCTGAAGATTGAAGGACGATTGAGACCTCCCTCACAAGACGGTTGTACGGCTTTTGCCCTTCTTCCCGAAGCGACGGAGAACGGGCACCTGCTTCTTGGTCAGAACTGGGACTGGATTCCCGCCTGCAAGGGCGCACTGATTCGCTCGGACGAACCCGGTGGTCCCCGTTTTCTGGGCTTTACCGAAGCGGGAATCTTCGGCGCAAAGATCGGAATGAATGACGAGGGCCTCGGCCTTGCCATCAACGGCATGGGTAGCACAGAGGATGACTGGGCGCGGATGGAGAAGCCCTTCCATCTTCGCTGTCATGAAATTCTTGGGACGCGGAAGATCGACGATGCGGTGTCCGTACTGTGCGCCACGCCCCGAAGCTGCACGGCGAACTTTCTTCTGGCCCAGAGTCCCGCCCGCGCCATGGACATCGAGTTGGCCCCGACCCGACACCGGACTCTTGAAGCTGAGGGGGGAGTGCTGGTTCACGCGAACCACTTCGTGGATCCGGTGGCCGCGGGCGTTGTGGAACCTCCAGACCCGCGCCGCCACCTGAGCCAGACACGGCACGCTCGGCTGGAGGAACTTCTTCATGCCTCAAAGCCGGTCTCGGCAGTCAAACTGAGAAGCCATCTGCGTGACCATGAAGTCAATCATCCGAACTCACTCTGCCGCCACCCGGACACGGAACTTCCCGACTCACAGAGGATCATCTCGAAAATTTCTATCATCATGGATCTTGATGAGCGGCGCTTCTGGGTGACCGACGGCCAGCCCTGCATGAATGAGTACGAGCGTTACGAACTCTAG